The following are from one region of the Hymenobacter sp. YIM 151858-1 genome:
- the cdaA gene encoding diadenylate cyclase CdaA, with amino-acid sequence MFPPVSIGFLRIGWIDVVDVLLVTVLFYQIYKLLTGSVALRIFLGFLSIYLLYLVVKAAGMELLTTILGQFMSVGVLAGIILFQQEIRRFLLNIGKATSFERVRMFPWRREQQQQRMSVTPFVEAAKSLSSKNTGALIAFQQASDLKFYAESGDLLDAAVSKRLLMSIFNKTSPLHDGAVIVAGGRIKAARCILPVSENPDVPASMGLRHRAAIGLSEVTDSVVLVVSEETGQMSIVRGGEVYRNLSGQDLRAKLNEFLFDAMPRTGAGTTSARSAAEVAA; translated from the coding sequence GTGTTTCCTCCCGTCTCCATCGGCTTCCTGCGCATCGGCTGGATCGACGTCGTAGACGTGCTGCTGGTTACGGTGCTGTTTTACCAGATTTACAAGCTGCTTACCGGCTCGGTGGCGCTGCGTATTTTCCTGGGTTTCTTGTCGATCTACCTGCTCTACCTGGTGGTGAAAGCCGCCGGCATGGAGCTGCTGACCACCATCCTAGGTCAGTTTATGAGCGTGGGCGTGCTGGCCGGCATCATCCTGTTTCAGCAGGAAATCCGGCGCTTTCTGCTCAACATCGGCAAGGCCACTTCCTTCGAGCGCGTGCGCATGTTTCCGTGGCGCCGCGAGCAGCAGCAACAGCGCATGAGCGTAACGCCCTTCGTGGAAGCCGCCAAAAGCCTTTCCAGCAAAAACACCGGGGCGCTCATTGCCTTCCAGCAAGCTTCGGACCTGAAGTTCTACGCCGAAAGCGGCGACTTGCTCGACGCTGCCGTGAGCAAGCGCCTGCTGATGAGCATCTTCAACAAAACCTCCCCGCTGCACGACGGCGCCGTTATCGTGGCTGGCGGCCGCATCAAAGCCGCTCGCTGCATCCTGCCCGTCAGCGAAAATCCCGACGTGCCCGCCTCCATGGGCCTGCGCCACCGTGCTGCCATCGGCCTTTCGGAAGTAACCGACTCGGTGGTGCTGGTGGTGAGTGAGGAAACCGGCCAGATGTCCATCGTGCGCGGCGGCGAAGTGTACCGCAACCTCTCGGGCCAGGATTTGCGCGCCAAGCTCAACGAGTTCCTGTTCGATGCTATGCCGCGTACGGGCGCAGGTACTACGTCGGCCCGCTCGGCAGCAGAGGTAGCAGCTTAG
- the kbl gene encoding glycine C-acetyltransferase, which produces MYTTLQPDLQQQLAEIKEAGLYKKERIITSPQGAEIETNEAGEVLNFCANNYLGLSSHPEVIKAAKEAIDTHGYGMSSVRFICGTQDIHKELERKIAEFLGTEDTILYAAAFDANGGVFEPLFNEQDAIISDALNHASIIDGVRLCKAQRYRYNHNDMEDLEKQLQDAVAKGTRHRIIVTDGSFSMDGTIARLDQICDLADKYQALVMIDECHSMGFLGKTGRGTHEYRNVMGRVDIITGTLGKALGGAMGGFTSGRKEIIDMLRQRSRPYLFSNTLAPAIVGASIRVLDLLTESTQLRDQLEENTKYFREKMTAAGFDIKPGEHPIVPVMLYDAKLAQEFAAKMLEKGIYVVGFYYPVVPKGQARIRVQLSAAHTRAHLDKAINAFIEVGRELGTLKDRSAAQPEAGQVVQNTP; this is translated from the coding sequence ATGTACACCACCCTACAACCCGACCTCCAGCAGCAGCTGGCCGAGATTAAAGAAGCCGGTCTTTACAAGAAAGAGCGCATCATTACCTCACCGCAAGGCGCCGAAATCGAGACCAACGAGGCCGGTGAGGTGCTGAACTTCTGCGCCAACAACTACCTGGGGCTGTCGTCGCACCCCGAGGTAATTAAGGCCGCCAAAGAAGCCATCGACACGCACGGCTACGGCATGTCGTCGGTGCGCTTTATCTGCGGCACGCAGGATATTCACAAGGAGCTGGAGCGCAAGATTGCCGAGTTCCTGGGTACCGAAGACACCATCCTGTACGCCGCGGCTTTCGATGCCAACGGCGGCGTGTTCGAGCCCTTGTTCAACGAGCAAGACGCCATCATCTCCGACGCGCTTAACCACGCTTCCATCATCGACGGCGTGCGCCTGTGCAAAGCCCAGCGCTACCGCTACAACCACAACGACATGGAAGACCTGGAGAAGCAACTCCAGGACGCCGTAGCCAAGGGCACCCGCCACCGCATCATCGTGACGGACGGCTCGTTCTCGATGGACGGTACCATTGCCCGCCTCGACCAAATCTGCGACCTGGCCGACAAGTACCAGGCCTTGGTGATGATTGACGAGTGCCACTCGATGGGCTTCCTCGGCAAAACCGGCCGCGGCACCCACGAGTACCGCAACGTAATGGGCCGCGTCGACATCATTACCGGCACGCTGGGCAAAGCGCTAGGTGGCGCCATGGGTGGTTTCACCTCGGGCCGCAAAGAAATTATCGACATGCTGCGCCAGCGCAGCCGCCCCTACCTGTTCTCCAACACCTTGGCCCCGGCCATCGTGGGCGCCAGCATCCGCGTGCTCGATCTGCTGACGGAAAGCACCCAGCTGCGCGACCAACTGGAGGAAAACACCAAGTACTTCCGCGAGAAGATGACCGCCGCCGGCTTCGACATCAAGCCCGGTGAGCACCCCATCGTGCCCGTAATGCTCTACGACGCCAAGCTGGCGCAGGAGTTTGCCGCCAAAATGCTCGAGAAAGGTATTTACGTGGTGGGCTTCTACTACCCCGTGGTGCCGAAAGGCCAGGCCCGCATCCGGGTGCAGCTCTCCGCTGCCCATACCCGCGCGCATCTCGACAAGGCCATCAACGCCTTCATCGAGGTAGGCCGCGAGCTGGGCACGCTGAAGGACCGCTCGGCCGCGCAGCCCGAGGCTGGCCAAGTGGTGCAGAACACGCCCTAA
- a CDS encoding DUF6920 family protein: MKSWAKKTAAAAGGLVGATAVAVAVGTLLWNRATERTVERLLTPAPDAVPQVFSADELATLPASVARYFRFALTPGQPLIRSARTSQTGEFNAGNGWSPFTATHHVHVTPPGFVWDARIYMTPVLPVRIRDSYVAGHGAMQGKFAGVVPVVNAVNRPDIDSGALLRYLAEAVWYPTALLPSQGVRWSAIDEHTALATLTDGATTVSLQFSFGEQGEIVRSYAPARFRDVNGQGVPTPWGGTYQQYIRVAGMMVPQSGDVAWFLPEGRSPYWRGTLQTVYEFANGSRAPR; this comes from the coding sequence ATGAAAAGCTGGGCAAAGAAAACCGCCGCTGCGGCCGGCGGCTTAGTGGGCGCAACCGCCGTAGCGGTGGCTGTGGGCACCCTGCTCTGGAACCGTGCTACCGAAAGAACAGTGGAGCGCCTGCTGACACCGGCGCCCGATGCCGTTCCGCAGGTGTTTTCGGCCGATGAACTGGCCACCTTGCCCGCTTCTGTAGCCCGGTATTTTCGGTTTGCCCTGACACCCGGCCAGCCGCTCATTCGCAGCGCCCGCACCAGCCAAACCGGCGAGTTTAACGCGGGCAACGGCTGGAGCCCGTTTACGGCCACGCACCACGTACACGTAACACCGCCCGGCTTCGTGTGGGATGCGCGCATCTACATGACTCCGGTGCTGCCCGTGCGCATCCGCGACAGCTACGTGGCCGGGCACGGCGCCATGCAGGGCAAATTTGCCGGCGTGGTGCCCGTGGTAAATGCCGTAAACCGCCCCGATATCGACTCGGGCGCCTTGCTGCGCTACCTGGCCGAGGCGGTGTGGTACCCCACCGCCCTGCTGCCCAGCCAAGGCGTTCGGTGGAGCGCCATCGACGAGCATACTGCCCTGGCCACGCTCACCGATGGCGCCACCACCGTGTCGTTGCAGTTTAGCTTTGGCGAGCAGGGCGAAATCGTGCGCAGCTACGCGCCCGCCCGCTTCCGCGATGTAAACGGGCAGGGCGTGCCCACGCCCTGGGGCGGTACCTACCAGCAGTACATCCGCGTGGCCGGCATGATGGTGCCGCAAAGCGGCGACGTAGCCTGGTTTCTGCCCGAAGGCCGAAGTCCCTACTGGCGCGGCACACTGCAAACCGTGTACGAATTTGCCAACGGCTCGCGGGCCCCTAGGTAA
- a CDS encoding patatin-like phospholipase family protein encodes MAQAQPTYRNLVMEGGGIRGIAYGGALQELEHQGVLRSIERVGGTSAGAIQAALLAVGYSADEVVEVVNRAPVQRLNDGRFIFVGGSTRLLRQYGWYRGDALARYLAELVARKTGNPNLTLGELHQLARQQPGRFRDLYTTGTNLTTQRVQVFSHETHPGMRVADAVRISMSIPMYFRAVLLDAQGHVLQGKPAKGQPVQVLVDGGLLANYPIRLFDYPRYLPPDVAATPDARGQVFNAETLGLRLDRAEQIRLDTTATGRQQLAAYDIHDFPSYVGALYNVAIENLNPAQPQDWQRTISISTVGFQPKIRRVPDAQKQQLMESGRQGVQAFRQRAQVPK; translated from the coding sequence GTGGCTCAGGCCCAACCCACGTACCGCAACCTCGTGATGGAGGGCGGCGGCATCAGGGGCATAGCCTACGGGGGCGCCCTGCAAGAGCTGGAGCATCAAGGCGTGCTGCGCAGCATCGAGCGGGTGGGCGGTACCTCGGCCGGAGCCATTCAGGCGGCGCTGCTGGCCGTGGGCTACTCGGCCGACGAGGTTGTTGAGGTGGTGAACCGCGCGCCCGTGCAGCGCCTCAACGACGGCCGCTTCATTTTCGTGGGGGGCAGCACGCGCCTGCTCCGGCAGTACGGCTGGTACCGCGGCGATGCCCTGGCGCGCTACCTGGCCGAGCTGGTGGCCCGCAAAACCGGCAACCCCAACCTTACCCTAGGTGAGCTGCACCAACTGGCCCGGCAGCAGCCCGGCCGCTTCCGCGACCTGTACACCACCGGCACCAACCTTACCACGCAGCGCGTGCAGGTGTTCAGCCACGAAACCCACCCCGGCATGCGCGTGGCCGATGCCGTGCGCATCAGCATGAGCATACCCATGTACTTCCGGGCGGTGTTGCTTGATGCGCAAGGGCATGTGCTGCAGGGCAAGCCGGCCAAAGGCCAGCCCGTGCAGGTGCTGGTAGATGGTGGGCTGTTGGCTAACTACCCCATCCGCCTGTTCGACTACCCCCGGTACTTGCCCCCCGACGTGGCCGCCACGCCCGATGCCCGCGGGCAGGTGTTCAATGCCGAAACCCTAGGTCTGCGCCTCGACCGTGCCGAGCAAATCCGGCTGGATACTACCGCCACCGGCCGCCAGCAACTCGCCGCCTACGACATTCACGACTTTCCGTCGTATGTGGGCGCGCTCTACAACGTGGCCATCGAAAACCTCAACCCAGCCCAGCCGCAGGACTGGCAGCGCACCATCAGCATCAGCACCGTGGGTTTTCAGCCGAAGATTAGGCGCGTGCCCGATGCGCAGAAGCAGCAACTCATGGAAAGCGGGCGGCAGGGCGTGCAGGCCTTTAGGCAACGCGCCCAGGTGCCGAAATAA